One stretch of Coffea eugenioides isolate CCC68of unplaced genomic scaffold, Ceug_1.0 ScVebR1_3593;HRSCAF=4947, whole genome shotgun sequence DNA includes these proteins:
- the LOC113758063 gene encoding uncharacterized protein LOC113758063, translated as MDNILLAQELVMELDRKLAHPNLVLKLDMEKVYDRVEWPFLLFMLRSFGFSEVTVDLLFRTLSNSWFLILVNGQPTGFFKSSRGLGLNHKDRCFVSAGTTVLYLAFADDTIIFTRCSEPSLIALHEFLLQYQKHSGQKVNAGKSTLLTPARMSEDRIRLVETTLGFHRQSFPVKYLGVPLVRGRMGTIVFDPLLDKLRARLFHWSSKLLSTGGKIVLIRHVLGSIPLYLLQAICPPKTVVAALGRICNSFLWDSSVDSKRMHWATWKKLCFPVQEGGLGFCSFFDSAKAFACKSW; from the exons ATGGATAATATCTTGCTAGCTCAAGAGCTAGTGATGGAGTTGGATAGGAAACTGGCCCACCCGAATTTGGTGCTCAAACTCGATATGGAGAAAGTGTATGACAGAGTGGAATGGCCTTTCCTTCTTTTTATGCTTAGGAGTTTTGGATTTTCAGAGGTCACTGTAGATCTTCTCTTCAGGACTCTATCCAACTCATGGTTTTTGATTTTGGTCAATGGCCAACCCACTGGCTTTTTCAAGTCTAGTAGAGGG CTTGGACTTAACCATAAGGACAGATGTTTTGTGTCTGCTGGTACCACGGTGCTCTACCTGGCTTTTGCTGATGACACAATCATCTTCACTCGGTGCTCGGAGCCATCCCTGATAGCACTGCATGAGTTTCTCCTTCAATATCAAAAACATTCCGGGCAGAAGGTAAATGCGGGGAAGAGCACTCTTCTTACGCCCGCCCGCATGTCGGAGGATCGCATTAGGTTGGTGGAGACTACCTTGGGCTTTCATAGACAATCTTTTCCAGTAAAATATCTAGGGGTTCCCCTGGTCCGTGGAAGAATGGGCACCATAGTCTTCGATCCCCTACTGGATAAGCTACGGGCACGCCTATTCCATTGGAGTTCTAAACTTCTGAGTACGGGGGGTAAGATCGTCCTCATTCGGCACGTGCTCGGCTCGATTCCTCTGTATCTGCTTCAGGCAATTTGCCCTCCCAAAACCGTGGTGGCGGCCCTAGGCAGGATCTGCAACTCCTTTCTCTGGGATTCAAGTGTTGATTCAAAGAGGATGCATTGGGCGACGTGGAAGAAGCTATGCTTTCCGGTTCAAGAAGGGGGTCTGGGGTTTTGCTCCTTTTTTGATTCGGCAAAGGCCTTCGCCTGCAAGTCGTGGTAG